TAACATGACAgtacaaataattattattcATCAATGATTGACTAGGACCCCAAATGTCACCCAAAAATATATCTTGGCACATGCTATAGCATTATGAAAGTGGGAAaacaaaatagaagaaaaatctaatatattaattaacgATGTTCCATTCTTAAAATTACTTGTTATAATCTGGTTAAAAAAGATTACTTGTATATCCTTAATCTACTTAGCAATCAACATAATTAccatcaaaagaaaaattagacaaaaaataaaaatctgatgagagaaaaatattttttgtttgagcaacatgagagaaaaatacaaaaggtaagaaaattgtaaaaaaagtatataaacaGAGAAACTGAGCTGTGAGAAAAAGCTGTAGCTATCAATGGTGTGGGCGCTTAATGGTTATCATCACTGTCTCTATTTTGTTTCGAACTTCCGCTTTAACAATGGCGTTttgacctctctctctctctccttcaacTTGTTGTCGCAATCCCTAGAAGACCCAATAAACCCCTAATTTCTCTTTCATTTCCATATTGATTTGCCTCGCGTGTACTTCTTCGTTGTGCTTCTTAAGAATCAGATaaacccctctctctctctctctcttcgctGCTCTGTTCTTAGCTCATCAGTAAGATACGCCAAAGATATCCTCTTGAAGGGTTTATCGCCCTTATTTTCGGGGAATTCGATTCAGTAGAAAAGAGATTCCCTTTTCGATTCGTCTTCTCcgagattctctctctctctttagttTATCCGAGTTATTAGTGAGTTTCTGTGGATCTCTAGCTAAAAGATTCCAACTTTGCTGATAGTCTGGTTGGAATCCTAGTCtgattagatttttaaaaaatgactgtGGAAGAAGTTAGTGATGGTTCTGCGTGGAGTAGGGAAGATGATATTGCGTTCGAGAGAGCTCTTGCTAATCATACAGATGAATCCGAGGAAAAGTGGGAGAAGATTGCTGCTGATGTTCCAGGGAAAAGtgttgagcagattaaagagcATTACGAGCTTTTAGTTGAGGATGTTGGTAGGATTGAATCAGGGTGTGTCCCTCTTCCTTCCTACCGTTCTCCTCCTGAGGATGCTGGTGACGATGGAGGAAGTAGTAAGAGAGGAGGTAACAGTCATGACCAGGGAAGCAAAGCAAAGGCTGATCAAGAACGACGAAAGGGTATTGCCTGGTCCGAGGATGAGCACAGGTGATCTTTATGCTGTTTGTGCTTATTCTCATTCCTTTAGTATTCTTTCGATTAAGATCAAGAACATTGCTCTAGGCATCATTGGATGTTAGTTTTCTTTTGAACCTGTAGCAAGTTAGAGTTTTTTGAAGTCATACTGTGCTTAGAAGCAAGACCTTTACAGGGAACTCCTCTTAGGTTCTTGGTTTTAGTTTTAGGGGGACTTGCCCAAGGTAACTAACTCTAGAGGGTGCTTTGACCGAAAACTTCATGATTTTGTAAAAGTTTCAAAGGCTCAACTTGGCATGGGACAGAGAAAGCTGTCCTCATAAATTCTCATTACCTCCTCTGTCTTAACTGCTATATCATTACATCCACCATGTTAGAGATGATATCTAACCCCTGGGACCATTTTGACCAATCTTTTCCACCACTTGTTCAAGCTAGATGCTGTTTATCATATTCCTGAAACCTTGAGAAAATGGATAGTTAGTTGGTCCACCTCCGTTATTGGAGAACCCCACTTTCCTTTTAGAAAGGAGCAAGAACATCTTACTTTAATGTTTAGTCTTTCACTTTTACCCTCTTGAAAGTGCTAATGGTTTTGTTTAAGGTTAGATAAGCGTAGAATTAGAATTGAATATAACGGTAAGGTCAGCTGCATATGCAATATTGTGATGAACTAATGGGTTTGTCTCTTCTGTGTTGCAGGTTatttcttcttggtttggatAAGTACGGGAAAGGTGATTGGCGTAGCATTTCTCGTAACTTTGTGGTAACAAGAACACCGACCCAAGTAGCGAGCCATGCTCAAAAGTACTTCATTCGTCTAAACTCAATGAACAAAGACAGAAGACGATCAAGCATTCACGACATTACTAGTGTTGGCGACGTAGATGTCTCAACGCCACAAGGACCGATCACTGGtcagaacaacaacaacaacaacgccGGTTCTGCTGCTGTTGCTGGAGGAGGAAACAAATCAGCCAAGCAACCCGCCTCCCAACCAACACCTGGACCTCCTATGTATGGAACACCCACCATAGGTCAACCAGTAAGTGGACCATTGGTCTCAGCAGTTGGAACACCTGTGAACCTCCCAGCTCCGCCTCACATGGCTTATGGAGTCCATTCTGCTCCAGTCCCTGGATCAGTGGTTCCTGGTGCACCTATGAACATGGCTCAGATGCCGTACACCATGCCGAGGACACCAACTGCTCATAGGTAACGTCGAAAGTACCTTTGTTATGATAGTGCTCTCTGTTTAGGTGTAAGAAAGCTGTGTAAAGGATTTAGTTAATATTCCTTGAGcgagttttttttattacttagTTTCTGAGGATTTTTACGAGATCGAATAAGAAAGATATTAATCTTTATATGGTTTTAACCTCTATGAAACTTTGTTAATGTTCAAGAGATTGTATACAAAATAAAGTTTGATTTGAAATTGGATACAAGATTGTGAAAACACCAAAGTCAGTAAATCACATCAGTTCAACAGACTCGGTCATTGTTTCCGAGTCAAAGTAACTCTTGTCTGGTTTTATTCTCCTGGTGATCTCCTCAAGAACCTGATAGATCTCATAAGATCTTGGGTGTGATTTGTCTTGCACAGTAAAGTTATGAACTTCAACTCCTACATCCACAAGATAGCTATACCCAGCAGCCTTTGTCATCGtttccttcttcatcatcttcctcatcctcaaaACCCCATCCCACCTCTCATTCGCGGCGTAGATATTTGACATGATCACGCAGTTACCTGGATTGGAAGGTTCAAGCTTGAACAGCGCCTCGCTTGCTATCTCTGCTATCTCAACGTTGCCGTGGAAACTACAAGCGCCCAAAAGGGTTCCCCAAACGACAGCATCTGGCTTCATCGGCATTGCTCTGACGAGATCGTAGGCTTCTTGCAGCTTCCCAACACGCGCCAAGAGATTGATCATGCATCCGTAGTGCTCTAGCTTTGGGGAAATCTTGTGAACTTCTTCCATGGACTTGAACAGTTCTTTGCCCTTCACCACCATCCCACCATGAACACAAGCTAGCAGCAACCCAACAAACGTCACTGCATCAGGTTTCCCTCCTTCTCGCTAAAGTAACAACAGAGAATcataacgttaaaaaaaaacaagagatcAACATGCTTGTAATGCAACGATAAGAAGAACATGCTCACCAACATTTGGGCATAAAGCTCTAGAGCTTGGTCGTGTTTCCCGTGAGTAGCTAGACTACTGATCATGGAGTTCCATGAGCACAAATTTCTCTGCTTGCCGATCTCATGGAAGAACCGTTTAGCTACATCTATCATTCCACATTTTGAGTACATCTCTAGCATAGCATTACTAACGTAAATGTTATCAAAGAACCCGTTCTCTCTAGCGTATCTCTCTAACCTTCTCCCAATCTCCAACGCTCCTAGATTCGCACAAGCGGGGAGAACACTAGTTACAGTAATATGATTCGGTTTCACAGATTTATCTTTCTCCATACACAAAAACATGGTTAAAGCTTTTGAGTAATTCCCATTCTGACAAAACCCAGAGATAACACTTGTCCACGAGACCACGTTCTTACAAGGCATCGAATCAAACAGCTCCATCGCCGCCTTCATATCACCTTGGCTTTTGTAAACCGTGATCATCGCGTTCCACACAGGTACATCTCGGTTaggcatttcgtcgaacactCTGCGCGCACAACACAAAGCTCCTACCTTTGCGTATCCGGTGACTAAAGCAGTGCAGCAGAATGAATCAGACTCGAACCCAGATCTAATAAACTGCGAATGAAGCACTCGCAATGTTCGAACCGACGATATCGAAGCGGAAGCGGAAGCGGCGAAGACGAAATTGAAAGTGTGGTGATTTGGTCGGAGGCCATCCAAGGAGAGGAGGTTGAAGAGGGAGATGGATTCATGGGGCTGGTCGTGGATGGAGTAAGCTTGAATCAGCTTGTTGTAGAGGAAGATACAAGGGCTACGATGATGGTCGAAGAGTTTTCGGGCGTAGACAAGATTAGGAACACGAAGTAATCGTTGTAAGAGATCTTTGGTTTCATCTAGGCCAGTTTTGAGACAGTGCGCGTGGAGTTGTTTGATCTGATTCATCCCCACGCGCTTACACTTCCCGCGTAATGAGTGTTGGACTTTTTATCGGTTCTATAATATTAACGGTGACGTAATGTGTTGGGCTCATAAAGGGTTTTAAACTACGGCCCATATAGTAAAGAAATGTTTCAACAGATTATTGAATTCTTTATTTATGGTATTtgaaaaaacattattataaattgGATAGGGATCTGAGCAATGTTATATAATCTTCTCAGTATTATATCCTTTCTAAAATTATTATCTCCAgcttttttttcctaaaattagCTCCCAAATATTCGTTTGCACCATTTTAAATGGCATATTTAGATATCATACTAATCCTCATAAGATGTGACATGTACCTGTCCCAACGATTTGGACTTTGAGTaggttgaaaaaaattcaaaactagaAATAATATATACGCTTGATTCTTTATCAAGAAAACAACTGTACAGTTATAAAATTCTGTTAAATAACTAATCTATAAATAGAGTATGTTGTTATTTGATTGTGAACATTCTTTACATTAATAACATAATGGATTTCACTAAGAGAATTTTGATGGTGTTTGCTCTAACCATTATGTTGGGTATCTCCTCTGTTCAGTGCCGTCAAAGTCTGGAGCTCATGCCTTGTAAgaattaattatatttgtttttcttggtGATTTACCATTGTGATTGTTCTAAATCTATactttttggtttgtttagGGTCTGGAGAAAAATTTACTCAATGTTTCGACTCAGGCCCATGTCGGCAAGGAATGATGAAATGCATTGAGTTCTGTACCTCAATGGGGACTGTAAACGGACAATGTAATAGTGAAAATATATGCTGTTGCATTCATTAGTGTTACTCTAAAAGTCTGGATCAACGTTGCCTTTTAACTATGGAGGAGAACCCTTGATATGATTACTGTATCCCAACTCTTTATTTGTAGATGACATATTGTCATGTGCTGATAATGTATGATGGttactatattttttactcaaCATCAATTTTCATTAGTTAAAGTGTAGGAATACAAGATTTCAACCTAATATAATCGACATATTCTATTATCACTTAAGAACACTAAGATAGAGTCCTTATGACAAATTTATATTACGACTCGAGATGAACTGTCTTTTGACCTCTAATTAAAGCATCTCCACTAAAAACATTAATGGTAATGAAGAAAAGCGCTGTAGACTATTAAGGCtaaattaaaatcttttttttaatctaaattaaAATCAATACTATTGTTTTGCTAGAAGGTAGGTTTGTGTGACTTTCAATAATTAAAGCAATAATGTAAGACCACTGAAAAAGACTTGTATTGTTAATTAATGCAGCACAATGAAGATGCTTATTCTATATCATAGTTTAtacatgtgattttttaattattcatgcCACGAGGTCCCAACAACCGTTGTGGATAAAGCTGAGTAATTGTTGATAGTGAGTCAGGTGACTGTGGTTTTAAATTCACCAAGTTgcttaatatttttatgctatCACAAACTATCTTGATTTGAATCAGAACCGTCGTAAAGCTGATAGTACCGTATTATAAAAACTACGGAGAACTGAatattgtaaataataaaattgataaaattataccaaagattaagaaaaaaatgatataactGCAGATACGAgatattatctatttttttaattcaaaatatgtCCCGTAATGCGACGGTTCGATAATGTAAGAAGTTCCAAGATACAACTGTAAATAATCTTATGATTTGCGTCACTCTATCAGAAGTCTGGCGAAACTAGTTTTGTGTACTTTCAGActctaaaaaaatatcaaagaaaaagagagaaaataaaatgagGAATTGTTGAACAAAGATTTCTTTTCCAATATCTCTTATGAATGAGCTTTCACGTATTGTTATATAACTTCAAAAGTCAAATACGTACGTTATGTGATCATGGAGTAAACTAATGCAGTAATGAGAATTGATTCTCCATTACTCACGTTAGTGGGCAAAGTAATAAATGGTTTTGACCAAACAAATCAAAGCCAATAATACTTTATATGAGTTTgcatttttatgtttaaataaaacataaaagatcatcataaataaaattagaaagatttaGTTAATTGACATAATGTCCAACTAACAAGATCAGTTTATAATCCAAACCCAAATATTCAAAGTGATTTATATGCTAAGTTGCCAAATATAAAAAGCTTTTTATATCATTAACTTTGGATcttcatttctcattcaaaacaACTCCGATTTTGACCAATAAATACACTAACTCATAGTGTTCATGGTGACGATTACATCAAGCCCGAATTCTGGTCATTCCGATAGATGTCTTCGTCGAAAAAAACCATCGGAAAAATGGTCCACACCACTTTGTCAAAAACGagttccaacaatcccccacatgaatagaaatgattCTATACAcgtgaaaaaagaagaaaaaaaattgactttTGAGAGTACGAGCGAAAAATCCACTGCATGATGAGTTGGTAGCAATTTTTCAGCCTTGAACCAATCATTGTTAATAACTATCGGATTTACTCGGCCAGAAGGTggccatgatgtcttgaacctccCGGGCTTTGGTGTAAACCTAGACAATAGCCAAAACACACCTTCGTTCTctcacaaaacaaaattttctattgtgttcattttggCCGTGAACATTCTTGGTAATCATGagtgaacttggagaatataacatttccttcattctcctagaaaagGCTTCATTTCACATTCACAAGGTGATTTGCCATTGCTTTGTTTGGAGGAATATCATGTACTACTCCATTCATATGTCAAAGCTATGGACAAATCATTAAAAGCAAATGCTTATCCTCTATTCCTTACATGTAGCACTGTTTAGTCATCCTGGGAACTGGGTATAGACTGAAGTCTGACAGTGATTTGGACAGATTTAGTTTGATTTAGTTGTTTCCTTGAACTTATTTTTTGGGATCTCCTGTTAGTTAGGTAGAGCTACCGTCAAACCTCATCTTAGTTCATAGGCTTTAAACTCATTCCTCTTGATGATTTTACAATTTGATCTCATGACACACCTTTAATAAAAGGATCCTAGGTTGTCATCACAGTGAACATAATCTCTTGAGATTAGTCGAGATCAATTGTCTAATGATTTTtgccatctttttttttttaagatacaATTAACCATTATACACAAAACTCAGTGTATgccactagttttttttttccttctaagaaaaaaaatcatgttttgaTAACTATATTTGGCCTCTTGCCAGCGACTTTATATGGTAAGTAAAGCTTCCCCACATTTCTTGAGATAGCTCAAAAACATGcatatttttattcaacatcTCTTAAGAGTTTAGAAATTTGATCTACGACTCCTTTAGATTTAAAACTACGGCCCATGTAGTTAGAGATGTCAATTGGGCTCTCCCGTCCCGGACCGTTGCGGGTTTGTCTTCGGGCGGGACACGCCGGGCCTGTCCCGCGCGGGATGCGGTTCTGAAAATAGCTGCCCAATCCCGTACCGCATTTTTTACAGGCCTTCGCGGGCCGTCCCGCAGGATATCGGGTATTATACTGTCTACTTCTTCCTGCACGAACAAACATAAACAAGAATGAGTTTCTGCAGGAACAAACACCAAACAAGAATGATTTGATCATAGCAAAATCTATTTCATTCACTTAAGACAATTCTTTTTATTTGTGTGTATCACCATACCATACCATGAAGGGCTATTTTAATTATCAAGCACAATGCGTGTATG
This genomic stretch from Brassica napus cultivar Da-Ae chromosome C9, Da-Ae, whole genome shotgun sequence harbors:
- the LOC111209958 gene encoding transcription factor SRM1-like; translated protein: MTVEEVSDGSAWSREDDIAFERALANHTDESEEKWEKIAADVPGKSVEQIKEHYELLVEDVGRIESGCVPLPSYRSPPEDAGDDGGSSKRGGNSHDQGSKAKADQERRKGIAWSEDEHRLFLLGLDKYGKGDWRSISRNFVVTRTPTQVASHAQKYFIRLNSMNKDRRRSSIHDITSVGDVDVSTPQGPITGQNNNNNNAGSAAVAGGGNKSAKQPASQPTPGPPMYGTPTIGQPVSGPLVSAVGTPVNLPAPPHMAYGVHSAPVPGSVVPGAPMNMAQMPYTMPRTPTAHR
- the LOC111209928 gene encoding defensin-like protein 109 → MDFTKRILMVFALTIMLGISSVQCRQSLELMPWSGEKFTQCFDSGPCRQGMMKCIEFCTSMGTVNGQCNSENICCCIH
- the LOC106419420 gene encoding pentatricopeptide repeat-containing protein At5g08510 → MNQIKQLHAHCLKTGLDETKDLLQRLLRVPNLVYARKLFDHHRSPCIFLYNKLIQAYSIHDQPHESISLFNLLSLDGLRPNHHTFNFVFAASASASISSVRTLRVLHSQFIRSGFESDSFCCTALVTGYAKVGALCCARRVFDEMPNRDVPVWNAMITVYKSQGDMKAAMELFDSMPCKNVVSWTSVISGFCQNGNYSKALTMFLCMEKDKSVKPNHITVTSVLPACANLGALEIGRRLERYARENGFFDNIYVSNAMLEMYSKCGMIDVAKRFFHEIGKQRNLCSWNSMISSLATHGKHDQALELYAQMLREGGKPDAVTFVGLLLACVHGGMVVKGKELFKSMEEVHKISPKLEHYGCMINLLARVGKLQEAYDLVRAMPMKPDAVVWGTLLGACSFHGNVEIAEIASEALFKLEPSNPGNCVIMSNIYAANERWDGVLRMRKMMKKETMTKAAGYSYLVDVGVEVHNFTVQDKSHPRSYEIYQVLEEITRRIKPDKSYFDSETMTESVELM